Proteins encoded within one genomic window of Rhododendron vialii isolate Sample 1 chromosome 1a, ASM3025357v1:
- the LOC131333607 gene encoding E3 ubiquitin-protein ligase RZFP34-like: protein MGTEFEHPSSSHGFTKNESAMELESRNFGCIHYRRKCKIRAPCCDEIFDCRHCHNEAKNTLDIDPVRRHDIPRHEIKMVICSQCGTEQDVQQNCISCGVCMGKYFCSKCKFFDDDVSKNQYHCDGCGICRTGGKENYFHCNKCGCCYSNVIQDSHHCVERAMHHNCPVCFEFLFDTIKEVTVLPCGHTIHLECVKEMELHFRYSCPVCSKSICDMSSVWEKLDHEIAATPMPQFYKNKLVRILCNDCGETSEVHFHVVAHKCQKCKSYNTRQIQGGSTTSCPSRIAEIGEVTAD, encoded by the exons ATGGGGACTGAATTTGAGCATCCATCATCCTCTCATGGGTTTACCAAAAATGAGTCTGCAATGGAGCTTGAATCCAGAAATTTCGG GTGCATTCATTACAGGAGGAAATGCAAAATCAGGGCACCCTGTTGTGATGAGATTTTTGATTGCAGGCATTGCCATAATGAAGCAAAG AACACACTGGACATTGATCCCGTTCGTAGGCACGACATTCCGCGACATGAAATTAAAATG GTCATATGCTCCCAATGTGGCACTGAGCAAGAT GTCCAACAAAATTGCATTAGCTGTGGAGTTTGCATGGGGAAGTACTTTTGTTCGAAATGCAAATTCTTTGACGATGAT GTTTCAAAGAACCAATACCACTGTGATGGATGTGGAATCTGCAG AACTGGAGGCAAGGAGAATTACTTCCACTGCAACAAGTGTG GGTGCTGCTATTCAAATGTGATTCAGGATTCCCACCATTGTGTGGAAAGAGCAATGCACCACAATTGTCCAGTTTGCTTTGAG TTCCTATTCGACACGATAAAAGAAGTCACCGTCTTACCTTGTGGCCACACGATACATTTGGAATGTGTGAAAGAAATGGAGCTACATTTCAG ATATTCATGCCCAGTTTGCTCCAAATCCATCTGTGATATGTCCAGTGTGTGGGAAAAGCTTGATCATGAG ATTGCGGCGACTCCAATGCCACAGTTCTACAAAAATAAACTG GTACGAATCCTCTGTAACGATTGTGGAGAAACATCGGAAGTTCATTTCCACGTTGTCGCACACAAATGCCAAAAATGCAAATCATACAATACCAGACAGATACAGGGAGGCTCCACTACTTCTTGCCCCTCGAGGATTGCTGAGATTGGTGAGGTGACTGCTGATTGA
- the LOC131333598 gene encoding aquaporin TIP1-1-like, translating to MPIREIAVGRPEETYHPDALRAALAEFISTLIFVFAGEGSGMAFNFLTDNGSTTPAGLVAAALAHAFGLFVGVSIAANISGGHVNPAVTFGAFVGGNISLLRGILYWIAQLLGSTVACLLLKFATGGCTTSAFSLSSGISVWNAFVMEIVMTFGLVYTVYATAIDPRSKGNVGIIAPIAIGFIVGANILAGGAFDGASMNPAVSFGPALVSWTWTNHWVYWAGPLIGGGIAGVVYEVVFLSHGSHEPLASSEF from the exons ATGCCGATCCGTGAGATAGCGGTCGGGCGACCCGAAGAAACGTACCACCCGGACGCCCTCCGGGCCGCTCTGGCCGAGTTTATCAGCACCCTCATTTTCGTCTTTGCCGGAGAAGGCTCCGGCATGGCCTTCAACTTTCTCACCGACAACGGCTCCACCACCCCAGCCGGGCTGGTGGCCGCCGCGCTGGCCCATGCCTTCGGCCTGTTCGTGGGGGTTAGCATCGCGGCCAACATCTCCGGCGGCCACGTCAACCCGGCTGTGACTTTTGGTGCGTTTGTCGGAGGGAATATCAGCCTCCTGCGTGGCATTCTGTATTGGATTGCTCAGCTGCTTGGATCCACCGTCGCTTGCTTGCTCCTCAAGTTTGCCACTGGCGGCTGT ACCACTTCGGCATTTTCCCTCTCATCCGGAATCTCGGTGTGGAACGCCTTCGTGATGGAGATCGTCATGACCTTCGGCCTAGTCTACACGGTGTACGCCACTGCCATAGATCCGAGATCCAAGGGCAACGTGGGAATTATCGCACCCATCGCGATCGGTTTCATTGTTGGAGCTAACATTCTTGCCGGTGGTGCCTTTGACGGGGCCTCGATGAACCCAGCAGTCTCATTCGGTCCCGCATTGGTCAGTTGGACCTGGACCAACCACTGGGTCTACTGGGCTGGGCCGCTCATCGGTGGCGGGATCGCCGGAGTCGTCTACGAGGTCGTCTTCCTCAGCCACGGCTCCCATGAGCCATTGGCCAGCTCCGAGTTTTAG